The following are encoded together in the Vespa velutina chromosome 3, iVesVel2.1, whole genome shotgun sequence genome:
- the LOC124947943 gene encoding cholinephosphotransferase 1 isoform X5, giving the protein MQFYKEKLLSPGQLKRLSEHKYSCTTNSLLDAFLQPWWDWLVSKVPLWLAPNLITILGLIVNIVTTLILVYYSPDAKVEAPRWACFLCALGLFIYQSLDAIDGKQARRTGTSTPLGELFDHGCDSISTVFVALSACIAVQLGYYPTWMFFQCFCAMTLFYCAHWQTYVSGSLRFGKVDVTEAQFTIIGIHLVSAIFGPKIWMMEIPYIDGFLLKYLIGVMTVVCALANLYSIFSVIFTGGVGKNGSTVAIPMLGLGTLSCYVAAIFYAGYAHVFLQFCKVFESGGIGKNGSTIALPYTGTEVKIFPLWIAVGIAILLAQSSISVILAGGVGKNGSTVAGTSVLSPIIPFSFVVVPAFIIYRKSTEHVYENHPALYILAFGMVAAKVTNRLVVAHMTKNEMQYLDSSLIGPAMLFLNQYFNFFIKEYYVLWLCFVSVPVSYIVVYSSR; this is encoded by the exons ATGCagttttataaagaaaaattactctCACCTGGACAATTGAAGCGATTAAGTGAGCACAAATATAGTTGCACAACTAATAGTCTTTTGGATGCATTTCTTCAACCCTGGTGGGACTGGCTTGTCAGCAAGGTTCCACTTTGGCTTGCACCGAATTTAATTACTATATTGGGTCTAATTGTCAATATTGTTACTACATTAATATTAGTGTATTATAGCCCCGATGCAAAAGTTGAG gcACCTAGATGGGCATGTTTTTTATGTGCGTTgggtttatttatttaccaaAGTTTGGATGCTATTGATGGCAAACAGGCTAGAAGAACTGGTACGTCTACACCATTGGGAGAATTATTTGATCATGGATGTGATTCAATATCCACag TATTCGTAGCATTATCCGCATGTATAGCTGTACAGTTGGGATATTATCCAACATGGATGTTCTTCCAATGTTTTTGCGCAATGACTTTATTTTATTGCGCGCATTGGCAAACTTATGTCTCAG gATCTTTAAGATTTGGAAAAGTGGATGTAACAGAAGCTCAGTTCACCATCATAGGAATACATCTTGTTTCTGCTATTTTTGGACCTAAGATTTGGATGATGGAg ATACCATACATTGATGGTTTTctgttgaaatatttaataggaGTTATGACAGTGGTGTGTGCTCTGGCAAACTTATATTCCATATTTTCGGTGATTTTCACCGGAGGAGTGGGCAAGAATGGTTCGACTGTGGCT ATCCCTATGCTCGGTCTGGGCACACTCAGTTGTTACGTGGCAGCGATATTTTACGCGGGCTACGCGCACGTCTTTCTTCAATTTTGTAAAGTCTTTGAATCCGGTGGAATTGGAAAGAACGGTTCGACAATTGCA TTGCCATATACTGGCACAGAGGTCAAGATCTTTCCATTATGGATCGCCGTGGGCATCGCTATTTTACTTGCACAAAGCAGTATATCCGTCATTCTTGCCGGTGGTGTCGGAAAAAATGGCTCCACCGTCGCA GGAACATCGGTTCTGTCGCCGATCATCCCATTTAGTTTCGTGGTAGTTCCAGCTTTCATAATTTATAGGAAAAGTACTGAACACGTATACGAAAATCATCCCGCGTTGTATATACTTGCATTTGGGATGGTTGCAGCAAAAGTTACCAATCGATTAGTG GTCGCTCATATGACGAAAAACGAAATGCAATATTTAGATAGTTCCTTAATCGGTCCAGCCATGCTGTTTCTTAACCaatatttcaacttttttATCAAAGAGTACTACGTTCTCTGGTTGTGCTTCGTAAGTGTTCCCGTCTCTTATATCGTCGTTTACTCATCTCGATAA